In one Balaenoptera musculus isolate JJ_BM4_2016_0621 chromosome 2, mBalMus1.pri.v3, whole genome shotgun sequence genomic region, the following are encoded:
- the TMEM30B gene encoding cell cycle control protein 50B has protein sequence MTWSATARGAHQPDNTAFTQQRLPAWQPLLSASIALPLFFCAGLAFIGLGLGLYYSSNGIKELEYDYTGDLGTGNCSVCAAIGQGRAPPPRCSCAWYFSLPEFFQGPVFLYYELTNFYQNNRRYGVSRDDAQLSGLQSALRHPVNECYPYQYSAAGLPIAPCGAIANSLFNDSFSLWHQRLPGGPYVEVPLDRTGIAWWTDYHVKFRNPPLVNGSLALAFQGTAPPPSWHRPVYELSPDPNNTGFINQDFVVWMRTAALPTFRKLYARIRQGNYSAGLPRGTYRVNITYNYPVRAFGGHKLITFSSVSWMGGKNPFLGIAYLVVGSLCILMGFVMLVVYIRYQDQNDEDEDDE, from the coding sequence ATGACCTGGAGCGCCACCGCCCGGGGCGCCCACCAGCCCGACAACACCGCGTTCACTCAGCAGCGCCTCCCCGCCTGGCAGCCGCTGCTGTCAGCCAGCATCGCGCTGCCGCTCTTCTTCTGCGCCGGCCTGGCCTTCAtcggcctgggcctgggcctctaCTACTCCTCCAACGGCATCAAGGAGCTCGAGTACGACTACACCGGCGACCTGGGCACCGGCAACTGCTCGGTGTGCGCCGCCATCGGCCAGGGCCGCGCGCCGCCGCCCCGCTGCTCGTGCGCCTGGTACTTCTCGCTGCCCGAGTTCTTCCAGGGCCCCGTGTTCCTCTACTACGAGCTGACCAACTTCTACCAGAACAACCGGCGCTACGGCGTGTCCCGCGACGACGCGCAGCTGAGCGGGCTGCAGAGCGCGCTGCGCCACCCGGTCAACGAGTGCTACCCCTACCAGTACAGCGCGGCTGGCCTGCCCATCGCGCCCTGCGGCGCCATCGCCAACAGCCTCTTCAACGACTCCTTCTCGCTGTGGCACCAGCGCCTGCCCGGCGGGCCCTACGTCGAGGTGCCGCTCGACCGCACCGGCATCGCCTGGTGGACCGACTACCACGTCAAGTTCCGCAACCCGCCGCTGGTGAACGGCAGCCTGGCGTTGGCCTTCCAGGGCACCGCGCCCCCGCCCAGCTGGCACCGGCCGGTCTACGAGCTCAGCCCAGACCCGAACAACACCGGCTTCATCAACCAGGACTTCGTGGTGTGGATGCGCACGGCGGCGCTGCCCACGTTCCGCAAGCTGTACGCGCGCATCCGCCAGGGCAACTACTCGGCCGGGCTGCCGCGGGGCACCTACCGCGTCAACATCACCTACAACTACCCGGTGCGCGCCTTCGGCGGCCACAAGCTCATCACCTTCAGCAGCGTCTCGTGGATGGGCGGCAAGAATCCGTTCCTGGGCATCGCCTACTTGGTGGTCGGCTCCCTCTGCATCCTCATGGGCTTTGTCATGCTGGTCGTCTACATTCGCTACCAGGACCAGAACGACGAAGACGAGGACGACGAGTAA